Below is a genomic region from Spartinivicinus marinus.
ATAATGAGTTTTATACCTTTAATACCAGTGAGCTGAGGTTAATCGAGGTATTTCGTACCCTACGATTAATGCATTATAGTGCCTGGTTAGCTAAACGCTGGGATGACCCAGCTTTTCCCCATAGTTTCACTTGGTTTAACACTCCACGCTATTGGGCAGATCATATTTTGGAGCTAAGAGAACAACTGGCCGCCTTGCAAGAAGCACCTCTTAGCTTGTATTAGGGCCTGTTAACTACCATATCCCTTCTTCTTTAAGCCCTCTTAATGAGGGCCATTCAATAACAGTAAGCAGTACATCAAAGCTCCCACCAGCGTAACTACCTCACCCGTCACAAAAATATCTTGGCTAGCGACTTTTACCTATAGAACTGTTTGGCAAAATACCATCAAAAGATTAAGCGAGGCTAGAGAACTAGCTTACAATGGTTCGCCTTTTAAGAAGGTCATACAGCTGTTGTAGTAGTACTACCCAAGTTATACAGGCTAGTATAAAGACTACAACAACTTATTTAGTACGAATTACATTAGCTGAATGTAAGTAATGTTAATGGTGAGTAGCTAGGTCATTATGTTATACCAATCTATACAACGTGTAGTTAAGCAATTTCCTGTCAGCTTAGTGCTATTGTTGCTTTTTTTACAACCTCTCTATTTAAGTGCTGCCGGTAATGAGACTAGTTTGCCTACCACTAGTGCCTTAACTGAATCATTAAAACATATAGAAAAAAAGAAGCTAGAGGAAAGCGAGGAACAAGCCCTTCGCGACATTATTGAAAAAACCATCGACGACTTAAACAATATTGAAAAGTCTAAAAAAAAATATAAGCAGCTTCGAGCAGAGTACAAAGCAATTCCAGCCAAACTGAAAAAAGTAGAGGCAGAAGTCGCTAAAATCAATATTCCTGAAGACAATGCATTATTACAAAAATTCAAAAAGATGGACTCCAGAGCTCTTGATGAGACCATTAGTGACAAACAAGGACAACTGGCTGAATTTCAAAGCCAACTCGACCGAACCAAAAGCCTTATCACAATAACCCAAAAACTACCAGAATCTACCAAAGAAGATATCAGAAAAAATAATGACCACATCGAAGAGCTAAACGCCGTCATTCGAGATATTGAAAGTGGTGACGATAGCGACAGTTTTCCTGAAGAACGAGCCCAACAAAGTTTAGCCCAGATTGAATTTATACAGCAAAAAAATAAAATCCTTAGACTGCAAAACCGTAACAGCAGTAAAAGCCTAAAGTTACTTCAAGCCCAAGAAGCAAGACTTAATGCTCAAATAAAAGTCTTGGATAAAGAAGTCAAGGCAATGGAAACACTGGTTATAGAAAAGCGCACGGAAGAAGCTAAGAAAGTGCTTGATTCTGCTACCAAAGTAACTGAATCCATTACTAAAAAGCACCCTTCTGTACAAAAAGAAGCAAAGAAAAACCTTGATCATAGCAACGCTTTATCAAAAGTGGCTGAAAAAATCGGTGAATATAGCAAAAAAGTGTCTGAGATTAAGCAAGCACATGAAACTATCAAAAAAATTCAACAAGATATTGATCAGCAAACTGCTTTATTAGGTGGTAGCCATAATCTGGGTAAATTTCTCCGCAAACAAAAACAAATTTTACCTAAAACAGAGTTTGTTCAAGATCTGCCAGAGGTAATCACCAACCTTCGTTTCAATCAGTTTCAGTTAGAAGAAGAAAAAAAACTACTGGAAGACGATTACATAAAAAAAATCACCAAAAAATTACCAGCAGATCTCCCCGAACAAGAACGTGCCTTAATTGACGATGAAATTAACAAACTCGTTAATACCAGAAAGGAGTTACTCGACAGTTTAATTAACCAACATGATAAACTTTTAAAAGAAGCCATAGACTTAGCTGGTGACCAAAAGTCATTAGAAAAAAATCGCGATGAGCTAGCGGTAAAGCTACAGAAACAACTGTTCTGGATTGCTAGTAACGACCAAATGGATATTGACTGGTTCAAAAATTTTTCAGGTAACCTCAGTAACCAAGTAAAAGCACTCAAGGGAAGCCCATGGGAATCATTGATTATTAATGTTCAAGTTCATTGGCCTGAAGCCTTGATGTTTTTAGTGCTAATCCTATTCTGTATCTTCCGTCGCCAATCACTAGCTGACTACCAACAATGGCAAACAGAAAAAGTAGGGAAAGTACAGCGAGACAACCTCTCAGTAACCCCTAAGGTGCTGGCTGTTAGCCTAATGCACTCATTGCCAGTACCACTTGCCTTATTTGCTTTAGGCTACTTCATTAACGGTAGTGACAATAGCACCTTAAGCAAAACCTTAAGTGATGGTTTTATAGCAGCAGCCATTGCATCATTATGTGTTATTTGGCTAAAAGAAATCACCAAATCTGAGGGCATTACTACTGAACACTTTAAATGGAAGCCTGAAGTCAGTGAACATGTTCACCGCAATGTTAGAAAGCTTGCTCTAGGATTAATCCCCCTTGCTTTTATTACTGCAGCCTCTTCTTATTTAATGGTGGAGCTGGATAGCGATGTTATCGGCCAAATACCCTTTATGGTTGCCTCTTTATTATTAAGCATGGCACTGGTCAGGTTAATTCAACCACCAGTGGCTTTATTTAAATCAGTACTACTCCATTATCTGTTTGGTTACTTCTTTGCATTGACCCCGTTAGCAATGGTTGTGCTCACTTTAATGGGATATTTCTACACCGCACTGACAGTACAAGGTTTATTGTTAGCATCACTTTATGTGTTGCTTGGCTGGGTCATTATCCATGCACTAATTATTCGTAACTTACATGTAGCAGCCCGTCGCCTAGCTTTCCAGCGAGCACTGGAAAAACGAGCTGCCAGCCGAGATGCAGAGCAAACCCAGGAAGTATTTGAAGAGCCCACCATCGATATTGAAGCGATCAGCAGTCAATCGACCAGACTAATTAATGCAGCAATGCTCGCTGTTTTAGTCGGCGTATTTTATCTTATCTGGTCTAGCCTATTGCCAGTATTTGAATATTTAAATACTTTCACCCTATGGGAGTACAAGTCTACGACAGAAACAGGTACTGAGCTGGTACCAATCAAACTCAAAGACTTCTTGCTTTCATTAGTTATTTTTGGCGTTTCGATGATTCTAAGCCGTAACCTTCCTGGCTTGTTGGAGATTGCCATTCTATCAAAACTAAGACTTCGCCAAGGCACAGCCTATGCGCTTACCACCATGGTACGTTACGTGATCTCTGGGGTTGGTATAATCATGGCACTATCTACCTTGGGCCTAGAATGGAGCAAGCTGCAATGGCTGGTCGCGGCACTCGGTGTAGGGTTAGGTTTCGGTTTACAGGAAATTTTTGCTAACTTTATTTCAGGCTTAATTATTTTGTTTGAGCGCCCTGTTCGGATTGGCGATACTGTAACCATCGGTGATCAACATGGGGTTGTTTCCCTAATTAGAATTCGAGCCACCACAATCACCGACTGGGATAATAAAGAAATCATTATTCCCAATAAAGTCTTTGTTACAGACCAGCTGATCAACTGGTCACTGTCTAACCCTATTACTCGAGTCATTATCAATGTAGGTGTTGCCTATGGCTCAGATTTAGACTTAACTCGCAAGCTACTATTAAAAGCAGCTCACGAACACCCCAAAGTGTTGCATGACCCTGCACCTGATGTGTTTTTCCTTGCTTTTGGTGATAGCACTTTAAATCATGAGCTACGCATTCATGTTCAAGAGCTACGCGATCGGCTGCCTGTTATAGATCAGCTAAACAGGACTATCAATCAGCTATTTGCGAAGCACAATATTGAAATTGCCTTCCCACAACAAGATATACATATAAAAGAGTGGCCACAGCAAATGCTACCCAGCCCAGAGGATGAAGGCTAATTTTTAAACACAAAAAGGCCCATTAGGGCCTTTTTTTATATACATAGTGCAGAGCTGGCCCGCACTATGTGTACATCAAACGACTCTTTCTTGAATTCTATATTGCATTTTCTACTCTTACATTAGTACACCTAAAATATGAGCTCATATTGGTCATACCCAATAGGTAGATATTACTCATAAAAAAGCATAACTGGGAGGATATAACCCTATAGTAAAATGAAACATAAAATTTCTGTATCCAAACACGACACCCATAACCTTGAAATAAAGTCTTTACTGATCCCCAAAGAAAAAAAGGAAGTATCAGATGTTGCCTTCTATTTTATAGCCCCACGTACACTGGGTATAAGTAACCTGAATAAAGAGGAAGCTTATTCATATATCAGTAGCCGGGTACGACTTGCTCTATCTTCCAAGTCGCTCAAGAGCCAAATCTCAGACCAGAGCTCTTTTCTTAATACTGCAATTCAAAACCAAAAAGATGATTTAAAAGTTATTCGAAAGCTGGGAGCTTATTGGTGGGACATTATAAAAAAGCAAACCAAAATACACACCAAAATCATCAATCGCTTAACCCAAGAAACCAACCCAGGAGCCAGATCAAAAAGTATTCTCCAACTAACTAATGATATTGAGCAAATCACAGAAACAAATAAAAAAATTTGGGAAGCCTGCTTATCTCTACCAAACCCTGAGCATCGATTAAATTTAGCAACTTTCTTAAATTATGTTAATATCCGCTACATTTACTCCATAAAAAATAATATAAACAAAAACAGTTTAAACATTGATAAAGATACAGTTCATATAGATAACTTATTGAGAAAATTAACTTACGAGGAGTCATGTTATTCCAAGCAAGCACAATTAAATACTGACTTAGCAAATGAGAAAGAAGCTGAAGATTATCTGATCAAGATCAGCAAACTAAAAAAATACTTTCAATCTGAAATGTTTGTTGACACAAAAAATAATAAAGTTGCCATTAAAAGACTTAAAGAACCTATTGCTGTATTTTCTGCAATTCTAGCAGCTATCTGTGGATTTACTGTTGAAAAAGTTGCAGCTTCAAACTGGGAAGCCATAAGCAGAGGTGGATTATACCTAATGGCATTGGGCATTATAGGCTATGCAATTAGAGATCGACTTAAAGATAGAATCAAATTAGTAATCAGCAACTGTTTATCAAATTATTTTCCTGATAGAAACATCATTCTAGATATTCAAAATAATAAAATTGGTTTTATAAAAGAGTGGTTTCATCTAACAGACTCTTCTACACTACCCAATTCAGTTCATCAACTAAGATACAGTAAACTGGGAAGTAAAATCGACAAATATCAACCTGAAGATATTATTCATTTAAGATATTTATATACCATAAATTTACAAAATGAAATTCAAAATACTGGCTATGAACTCCAGAACATCATCAGAATCAATATGGGAAGATACTTTGAGAACCTTGATGAGGCTTACAAAGAAATTCCTTCCTTCACTAAAAATAATGAGGTAGTGTCGCTACCAACAAGAAGACTATACAACATCTATTTAATTGCAGAAATAAAGCAATGCGAAAAAGCTATAAGCAATGTTGCATTTAAAATCGCTATAGACAAAGAAGGAGTAAGAAGTGTAGAGAAGCTTTATATTAACAAATAATTATAACACCAATTCCTATCCAACATATACCCTTCTCGAATGATTTTTAGGGTTTGTTGTCGTCACTTTTGACCACCAAGGATGGTGGAAATGCAGTTTATGCAGGAGTATTCAACTGCCACCCCAGTCATTTAGTTTATCTAAACGCCTGGGACTTCATCCTCGACGGCCGCCCCTAAAAACCCTACGCTTTGGGTATATATAAACCTCAATCAAAAATAGTCTCAACAAATATTTTTCAGGAAACCATAAAAAAAACCATATGCTAACACGAAAGATGTAGATTGCATATTCACATATAACAGCTATTATACAAAAATGAGCAAGTATAAAGTTGCTTTTATTTTTTTGTGAATTTTATATTTTGTTACAAACTTAAAACTTGACTTTGCAAAAATTAATTCACTCCACCCAACATCATGTACATTTTTATTTTTACAATTTTAAGTCTAATTTACTCACTAAATGCAACAAGCAACCAGGTCAATATTGGTTATGTTGAACATGGCCCTCCATTCCATCAACTAACTAATGGAAAGTTGACCGGCGGCTTAGTTTATGATGTCGCTAGTGCCATCGCAGCTAATACTGGTAAGCAAGCTTATTTCATGAATCTACCCACCAATCGGGTAGATGACTTTCTTGTTACAGGCAAAACAGCAATGATTTGCTTTCACAATCCTATGTGGGTCCGCTCTCCAAAGCGCTTCCATTGGGGACCTGTGATGTTTTACCGTAAAGAATATTTCATCATTCGTAACGCGTCCCCTGATATTTTTGATCATCAACAGCTAAGAGGTAAAAGCATTGCTACCCACCTTGGCTATACATACAGCAAAAAGACGATGGCACTATTTAAAGAGGGACTTACCACAAGAATTAATAAACAAAAAACCGCTTTACTATATAGACTTCTGAAATTAAATAGAGTTAACGCATTAGTTGATAATGAAATTTCGTTCAATTATTTAAAAAAACAAGGTGTCGCATCAGGACTGCGCCTAAGTTCTTTAGTTGATAAAAAATATCCTCTACACTGCGCATTTTCAAAAAACTCCCCAGCAATAGCCAAGCAACTCATTAACGCTGCACATAAAATGCTAGAAGACAAAAGTATGTTATCCATTTTAAGAAAATATAAATCAACTACAGACAAACTCCACTCAAAGTCTACCATCACAAGATAGTAGACCAGCATTGTTCTATTTCTAGTTCATTTTATCCGCCTCACGCATTATATTACAAAATAGAGCTCCTTGCTCAATCGCATCGTCTAATGCAACATGTGTATGTGGAAGCTTATCAAACCAGCGTTTAGGCATATTTCTTTTAGTGGACTCACGATAATTAGTTTTTAATACTGCCATTGCATAGGTTTTAATATCCAACCCTGAGTGAGAAAATGGACTTTCGCCTGCAAACCGAATTAAATACCAATAAATAAACATAAAATCATAAGTTGCAGGATAACCAACAAACACAGGTTTACCTGGCAGCGCTTTTAACCACTCTACATAGTTTTTCATCGCAACGTCTGGTGGTTGACAGTTTTCCCTACAGGCAGCCCAAGCTTCAGAATTCTTCTCCCACCAAGCTTTGGTATCAGGGTGTGCAGCTGCCTCAGGTAATGTTTCTAAGTTGGCAGAGAATGTTTTAATGAGTTTTTTATCTGCTGTATAAGCGGCAGAAGCGAAGCTTAACATAGAGTGAGGACCAGGAATTGGCCCATCCGCCTCTATGTCAGTGCTTACATATATTTCTGATTTAGCCATTGTTTGCCTTTGTCATTAATTTATTTACTAGCTGGTCTGCTTGCCTTGTTGTCTCTGGTAACCGGTATTTTGGTGATAGTTTTAATATCCATTCACATGCAGTTGCTAAGCATACACGATGCCCAATAGAAACATAAATTGGTTTTACATCGCTTTGCGTACGTAACACACAACCAATGACTTCTTCATTATCAATTAGCTCTGCACAACTTCCCCTAACCCGCTCTATTGTCCCAGCCTCACCTATTAGCCGAGTTTTACCGCAACCAATGGTTGGTATGTTATACAAAACCCCTAAGTGGCAAGCCAAACCAAATCGACGAGGATGTGCAATTCCTTGACCATCACATATGATTAAATCAGGTTCCATTGATAACTTTTCTAATGCCTTGATTAATGGAGGCAGCTCTCTAAATGAGAATAGTCCTGGAATATAAGGAAACTGTGCAAAACCTGAGGCTGTCGCTGTTTCAACTATTTGAAGCGTGCTTGCATTTAATACAACTACAGCAGCAATTAGCTGATTGCTGTGCTTTTCATAAGCAACATCTACTCCTGCAACATAGTGAATTTCACTAAACTTATCTTCTTTTATTACCTTGGCAGCTAACTGACCTTGCAGTTCTAGTGCTTCAGCTTCAGCCAAATCCCAAGGGTGAGGTTCTATTACCGGTTTCATTAAACTCTCAACTGTAAACATGCTATATCAAAGCGAAGAGTATATACACTAACTATACTGTCTAGAATACTCAGTGTAAGTGTCACATAGGGAGAACAAATACCATGTCTATCTCCACAATCGTCATCCTTGCTATCTTAATCGGTGCAGCCTTTTATGTAATTAGTGTCTACAATAATTTGGTGAAAAAGCGGAATACTTTTAAAAATGCCTTTGCCCAAATCGAAGTGCAACTAAAAAGACGGCATGATTTGATCCCAAACTTAGTTGAAACTGCCAAAGGCTACATGAAACATGAGCAAGAAACCTTAGAAAAAGTTATATCTGCTAGAAATGCAGCAGCAAATTTATTACAGGATTTAGCACAACACTTAACCCCAGATGATGTGAGAAAATTTAGTCAAGCTGAGCAGTCTCTAACAGGTGCGCTTGGACAGCTTAATGTTGTAATGGAAAATTACCCGGACCTGAAAGCCAGCCAAAATATGATGCAGCTTTCAGAGGAATTAACCAGCACAGAAAATAAAGTGGCTAGAGCCAGGCAGTTTTATAATGACGCAGTCACTGACTACAATAACTTTCGGCAGTCATTTCCGCCTAATGTACTTGCCAATATGTTTGGCCACACTCAGGATATTGGCTTGCTTGAATTTGCAGATTCAGCCCAAATTCAGCAAGTGCCGAAGGTATCTTTTTAACTCTTTCCATAAAAGGCAAATAGCCCTATTAAATACTATATAATTTTATGAATTTCTTTGAGTGGCAAAGAATTGCCAAAAGAAAAACTAAAATACTGATACTAGCACTTATAGTAAGCGTTGTTGGTATCAGCCTAATCCTCTATTTTCCTCTTTTATTTTTTTTCTACTACTTACAAAGCGGTTCGATCCCCTCACCAGAACAAGCCTACCTACAAATTGACTGGATCAATATACCTTTCTTTTTTGCTTGTTTAGCTGGTGTTGCATTCGCTGTACTATGTGGCAGTCTGTTTAAAACTTATAAATTATCTTCTGGTGGATATACAGTTGCCTCAGCTTTAGGTGGCAAAAAAGTGAGTGTAAATACCACCAACTTCTATGAAAAACGCTTACTAAATATTGTCGAAGAAATGGCTATTGCCTCTGGCACTACTGTTCCCGATGTCTATGTTCTAGATTCTGAGCTGGCTATTAATGCTTTTGCCGCTGGTTTTCAGCTTGAGGATGCTGTGATTGGTGTTACTCGTGGCTGCAGTGAAAGATTAACTCGCGATGAATTAGAAGGCGTTATTGCACATGAATTCAGTCATATCATTCATGGGGATATGCGAATCAATATCAGACTAATTGGTATTGTATTTGGTATTACCATGATTGCTCACTTAGGTGAGATTATATTACGAGGTGGCCATAGTGGCCGTAGCAGAGAAAATAAAACCTTTCTACTTGGGCTAGCTTTTGTTATTGCAGGATCTATTGGCACCTTTTTCGCCAGTTGGATCCGATCCACCATCAGTCGAACCCGTGAATATTTAGCAGATGCTTCTGCACTGCAATACACTCGTAATCCAGATGGTATCAGTAATGCCCTAAAACGAATAGGTGGCGCTTCTGTAGGCACTAACCTGGAATCAGCTAATGCCAACGAAGTCAGTCATATGATGTTTGGTAGCAGCTCAACGGGGTTTTTTGCCAGTTTATTTGCTTCTCACCCACCATTGGAAAAACGTATTAGAAAACTACAACCCAGCTGGGACGGCAGGTTTTTACCCTCATTAAATATAGCAGAGCTCGAAGATAAACCGGAGCAAACAGCCTCTGCCCAAGAGCAATCAAATAATATTTCAGCAGCCATGGGTTTTAGTTCTTCTGTTGCAGCAGTGACTCACCAGCAACTAGAACAAGCGATTAATCATATTGGCCAACCCGAACCTGAACATATTCAATATGCTCAGCAACTGTTAAAAACTTTACCCTTTGCTATCAGCAAGGGGCTTCATTCACTCACTGATGCTCCACTGTATATGATGGCCTTAGTTTTTGCTAAGGAAGAAGACCTGCAATTACAACAATTACAGTTACTTTCTCAACATTACCCTCATACCGATACAGCAGCAAAAGTAGAACAGTTTGCAAACCAAATCCAAATAGCTGCTATGCCCGACCCATTAGTATTAGTTGAAATAGCTATTCCCACGTTAAAGCAAGGTAGTTTGGCACAGCGTACTAAGTTAGAAAAAAGCATACTTGCACTCATTCAAGTTGATAAAAAGATTTCACTATTTGAGTGGGCTGTTGCTGCTATTATAAAACATTATTTCAATAAGTGGGCAGAAACTCATCGTGCAGGCAAGCTATCTAAAGAAATAAAGCAGTTTAGTAGTTTAACCTATGAAATTCCTCAAGTAATTGGCATTATTTGTCGTGTCTCAGGTATGCCTGCTGAGCAACAACAACATTGCTTCGCAACAGCAATGCTAAAACTAAATATTAATCAAGACCAGCTACCATCCCAACTTTCCTTCCAAAAACTTTACAGAGCACTCGAATGTTGTGCAAATCTAACGCCAGGACTTAAGCAGCAATTTATTAACATTTGCTGCTATTGCATTGAGTTTAATCAAAAGGTCACTTTAAAAGAGGCGCAAGTATTGAGGGCTATTGCTATTTTAATTGGCTGTCCAATTCCTCCTATCGTCAATACATCATTAGAGAACCGCTAAAAATGATTTTCTATAGTATCCTCAAGTCTCGCTTATGGTAAGTTCATACTTCCATACCGCTATAATATATAATTCTAATCTTCTCGCTTCAAACGACTCCCTACCATACTCACCAGGAATATTAAATAATTTTCTAACAGTTTAATGTTTATCTATTTTTTTCAATGTGTAAATATAAAATTGTAATCTTTATTCACTAAGATTATCAGTCGTTTTAGATAGACTTAAATAAAATAAGAAAGTAAGGGAATATTAATGATTAACAAACCACTACCCTTGGCAGCTTTAACATTGGCGATGTGCTCTACCTGGTCATTTGCAGATCTAAATGAAGAAATAAAAACCTATATGGAGGAGTTTCACCAAAATCCTGCAGCAGTAATGGACAAATTGCCACCTAAAACAGGGTATTCTGCCACATTATTTTCTGAAAGTGCTATCACTAACAGAGATTACATTCAATATAAAGATCAAACTCGACAAAAAATCATTCGAGGAGAAAATACTAATTTAGATATTCCAAGAGCACCTATAAATTATAACAATGACAACCCTGCCCGGTTAGTTGACTTAGGCAACAATGTCATTAGCAACTTATATACTCTTGATAAAAAAGCACCTAAACAACGCTCATTAGATGTACAACCTTGGTCAGATACTTATTGGCCACTTTATTCTGGCGCAGCAGGCTGGCGTTATGCCGATAGTGACTTATGGCGTTCATCACCATCTAGCTGGAAAGACTACTGGAATTTTAGTTATGTCACTAAACCTGTTTCTTCTTATACAGGACAAGCTCGAGACAATTTATCCCCAGCAGAAAAATATGACCTCTTAATGGGTGATTCCAACTATACGCTTACTGAAAATGCCTGGAATAGCGGCAAAGGCTATTATGAACGTAGTGGCAAAGTAGAACGTTGGATGGGGCTATGTCATGGTTGGGCACCAGCTGCCTATATGTTGCCACGTCCAACAAAAACCTTAACAGTAAAAGATGCCAGTGGTGAAAATCTCACTTTCTATCCATCCGATATAAAAGCGCTGGCTACTTTACTGTGGGCTAATGCTCGGTTTGATACCCGTTTTATTGGTAGCCGCTGTAATATTAAGAACCCTCAGCGAGATGCTAATGGCCGGATAATTAATAATGTATGTTTTGATACAAACCCCGGCACCTGGCATATGTCTGTGGTGAATCAGATAGGCATCTCTGGTCGCAGCTTAATTATGGATGCCACCTATGATTATCAAGTTTGGAATCAGCCAATCCAGTCTTATAAAGTCACTTACTTTAATCCACAAACTAACGCTAGCTATTCATCTGCCAAAGCTGCCACTATCCCCCTATCAAACTATACCAATGATAAGTTTAGTAACTATCGTGGTAGTCAATCTACCCATATTGTTGGGGTAAGAATGGATGTGTCTTATGTTGTTGAAACTAATCCATCGCATCGACGCACTGATAGTCCACAGTATGATGGTATTACTAAAGTCAGTTATTACTATGACTTAGAGTTAAATAACCAAGGAAAAATCTTAGGTGGAGAGTGGTATAGTAATCGTCATCCTGATTTCCTCTGGACGCCGACACCAAAAGCAATGGCTAAATCTTGGCAAGATGGTTCAGGTAAGTGGAGTGCAGGTCAATCTGTTCCTGCTAACTGGAAGACTAAAGCCAAGCAATCATCTCGTTATGGTCAACCATTAACCTCAGTAGTTAATGAACTGTTTTCTCGCGCTTCTGATGACAGTAATACGCCCAACGATGAGTGGCGTCAAATAGTATCTAATGATGGCTTATGTTTAGATGTTGCTAACAATGGCACTACTGATGGCACACTCGTTTTGGCTTGGGACTGTCATTCAGGTAATAACCAAAAATGGTGGCAAGACCGCTATGGTCGTCTACATCCAGCCCACGCAACTAATATGTGTGCAACAGCGAAGTTAAATGAAGGTGGTAAACTAGTGATCGAGCGCTGCAATAATACCCGTGCACAACGTTGGCAGTGGAATGGCGACTATTTACGGAATCTAGCCAACTTTAATTTATCCCTGACTTATAACCCAGACAGCTGGCAAGCAATGATCACATCAGATCATGATATGACCTGGTCTTGGCAGTAGTTTTTTGGCAACGTTTAACGCCCTCTCCCTGAGAGGCGTTA
It encodes:
- a CDS encoding ricin-type beta-trefoil lectin domain protein — encoded protein: MINKPLPLAALTLAMCSTWSFADLNEEIKTYMEEFHQNPAAVMDKLPPKTGYSATLFSESAITNRDYIQYKDQTRQKIIRGENTNLDIPRAPINYNNDNPARLVDLGNNVISNLYTLDKKAPKQRSLDVQPWSDTYWPLYSGAAGWRYADSDLWRSSPSSWKDYWNFSYVTKPVSSYTGQARDNLSPAEKYDLLMGDSNYTLTENAWNSGKGYYERSGKVERWMGLCHGWAPAAYMLPRPTKTLTVKDASGENLTFYPSDIKALATLLWANARFDTRFIGSRCNIKNPQRDANGRIINNVCFDTNPGTWHMSVVNQIGISGRSLIMDATYDYQVWNQPIQSYKVTYFNPQTNASYSSAKAATIPLSNYTNDKFSNYRGSQSTHIVGVRMDVSYVVETNPSHRRTDSPQYDGITKVSYYYDLELNNQGKILGGEWYSNRHPDFLWTPTPKAMAKSWQDGSGKWSAGQSVPANWKTKAKQSSRYGQPLTSVVNELFSRASDDSNTPNDEWRQIVSNDGLCLDVANNGTTDGTLVLAWDCHSGNNQKWWQDRYGRLHPAHATNMCATAKLNEGGKLVIERCNNTRAQRWQWNGDYLRNLANFNLSLTYNPDSWQAMITSDHDMTWSWQ